One genomic segment of Magnetococcales bacterium includes these proteins:
- the tusD gene encoding sulfurtransferase complex subunit TusD, which yields MKLAVLIYEGPYNHEASDSAYNFIQAALARGHEIRGIFFYHDGVYNVTKLMEPPQDDRHIAKRWSELGAKGIDIVVCIAAAKRRGIVDDVLVPNVRISGLGQLTMMAIEADRLVAFGD from the coding sequence ATGAAACTTGCCGTGTTGATCTACGAAGGACCCTACAATCACGAAGCCTCGGATTCGGCGTACAACTTCATCCAGGCGGCCCTGGCCCGGGGGCATGAGATCCGGGGCATCTTCTTTTACCACGATGGCGTTTACAACGTCACCAAGCTGATGGAGCCTCCCCAGGACGACCGTCACATCGCCAAGCGCTGGTCCGAGTTGGGGGCCAAGGGTATCGATATCGTGGTCTGCATCGCCGCCGCCAAGCGTCGCGGCATCGTTGACGACGTGCTGGTGCCCAACGTGCGCATTTCGGGACTGGGTCAACTCACCATGATGGCGATCGAGGCGGATCGTCTCGTGGCCTTTGGCGACTGA
- the tusC gene encoding sulfurtransferase complex subunit TusC, whose protein sequence is MSGGEVKKIMFTVRKAPHGSIYVYEGLEVKLIMAAYDADISVVFMDDGVFALKEGQNTKELGIKGFAATYGAMVDYEISKIYVDRQSMEERGMSEDDLLVIGEDEDTEEPIKPQVVDAAEIAAMMAEQHNILVF, encoded by the coding sequence ATGTCTGGTGGTGAAGTCAAGAAGATCATGTTCACGGTCCGCAAGGCTCCTCACGGATCGATCTATGTTTACGAAGGCCTGGAGGTCAAACTCATCATGGCCGCCTACGACGCCGACATCTCCGTGGTCTTCATGGACGACGGCGTCTTTGCCCTCAAGGAGGGGCAGAACACCAAGGAGTTGGGCATCAAGGGCTTTGCCGCCACTTACGGCGCCATGGTGGACTACGAGATCTCGAAGATCTATGTGGATCGCCAGAGCATGGAAGAGCGCGGCATGAGCGAGGATGACCTTCTGGTCATCGGCGAGGACGAAGACACCGAGGAGCCCATCAAGCCCCAGGTGGTCGATGCCGCCGAAATCGCCGCCATGATGGCCGAACAACACAATATCCTGGTCTTCTGA
- the dsrH gene encoding sulfurtransferase complex subunit TusB translates to MLHTVNKSPFLNGTLESCLRFVSEGDCVLLMEDGVYAAVADTARSALVEEALGKVSVYALSADLKARGLDNLIEGVKVTDYNGFVELVEQHKTHSWL, encoded by the coding sequence ATGCTGCACACGGTCAACAAATCGCCCTTTCTGAACGGCACCCTGGAGAGCTGCCTGCGCTTCGTCTCCGAGGGGGATTGCGTTCTCCTCATGGAAGACGGCGTCTATGCCGCTGTCGCCGACACCGCCCGCTCCGCGCTGGTGGAAGAGGCTTTGGGCAAGGTGAGCGTCTACGCCCTCTCCGCCGATCTCAAGGCGCGTGGTCTCGACAACCTCATCGAGGGGGTCAAGGTCACCGATTACAACGGCTTCGTCGAACTGGTCGAACAGCACAAGACCCACTCCTGGCTGTAA